The genome window CGGTCAGGCGCAGGTTGCTTCCCATCAGAAAATGCTGATACCAGGGGGTGTTTGCCCCGCGGCCGCAATTGGTGTATGACCGGCAAATGTTAGCCAGTTTTTCATCGTTGGTGACAATGGCGCCGCCCTCGCCGGCGGTGATGTTTTTGCTGGCCTGGAAACTGAAACAGCCGCAGTCGCCGATGGCGCCCGCGCCGAATTTCCCCTTCCAGACAGTTCCCCAGGCGTGGCAGGCGTCTTCAATTACTTTAAGACGATGCTTCCGCGCCAGCTTCATAATGGCGTCCATATCGGCCATGAAGCCCGCGAAATGGACGGGCATGATCGCGCGGGTGCGCGGCGTGATAGCGGCCGCGACCGAATCGGCGGTAACACAGTAATCAGCAGGGTTGACGTCGGCAAAAACCGGCCTTGCCCCCACCCGCATGACGCAGCTGGCCGTGGCCATGAAGGTGTAGGCCGGAACAATCACCTCGTCGCCCGCGCCGATGTTGAGGGCCAGGAGACAGGTCTCCAGGGCCGTGGTGCCGCTGGAAGCCGTAACGCAATGCTTGCCCTTCTGGAAGGCGGCAAAAGCCTCCTCAAATTCGCGCACCTTTTCTCCATACCACCACTTGCCGGACTCCAGCACCTTGCCAATGCCGCGCCGTTCCCGTTCATCCCATATTGGCCAGGCCGGCCATTGTTTACCCGCTGATCTGACCGGTTTTCCGCCAAACAATGCTAATTTCCGCATCATCGCCCCCGTTTTTTGTCGATTTTATTCATCATAAATGCGCGACTGTTCAATTCTGGAAAATGAAATCCGCCTTTGACTGACATTAAAAAAACACCGCTTTGTCTTTCGTTATAACTGGTTATAAAACGGGACATGCGGCAATATTTTCAAAGTTTAGATTTCCCCATTCAAATGTCAAACGGAAATCACATCCTTAATTTCCTGCGCGCCAGGCGCGGTAAATCCGATCGTAATTTTCAGCCATTCCCCGATCCGGCGTCACAAAGCTTTCTTTTTGACGTT of Kiritimatiellia bacterium contains these proteins:
- a CDS encoding DegT/DnrJ/EryC1/StrS family aminotransferase, with product MFGGKPVRSAGKQWPAWPIWDERERRGIGKVLESGKWWYGEKVREFEEAFAAFQKGKHCVTASSGTTALETCLLALNIGAGDEVIVPAYTFMATASCVMRVGARPVFADVNPADYCVTADSVAAAITPRTRAIMPVHFAGFMADMDAIMKLARKHRLKVIEDACHAWGTVWKGKFGAGAIGDCGCFSFQASKNITAGEGGAIVTNDEKLANICRSYTNCGRGANTPWYQHFLMGSNLRLTEFHAAILLAQLGRLPRHIVRREANAKILNKQLAGIPGLYPVPDDKRVKPRSYHLFCIRFEPVEFGCSRSLLIKAAKAEGLDLVPGYPMPLYKQPMFANRREYKKMFLPGTEKLCRESALWFRHHLLLGTRDDMRDIAAIFRKISAHAAELAAGPGRG